The Pyrus communis chromosome 2, drPyrComm1.1, whole genome shotgun sequence genome includes a window with the following:
- the LOC137726194 gene encoding mavicyanin-like, giving the protein MAGAVALKVAVAVLAIGIAAVSLGGSLVGAQVHHVVGGDRGWDPSSDLASWSSGKTFRAGDKMWLAYSAAHGYIAEVKSKEEFESCDVTNPIRMFTDGLDSISMDKEGLRYFASSNVDSCNKGLKLHVEVMPQSYQAPETSNSLVAESKGSAVVAAEGPKTPSGSAHLTASLMVLSFGLLCYVLGN; this is encoded by the exons ATGGCTGGAGCTGTAGCATTGAAGGTGGCTGTTGCTGTTTTGGCGATTGGTATCGCCGCCGTGAGCCTCGGAGGGAGCTTGGTTGGAGCACAAGTGCACCATGTGGTCGGAGGAGACCGCGGCTGGGATCCATCCTCCGACCTCGCTTCTTGGTCCTCGGGCAAAACATTTAGGGCCGGAGATAAGATGT GGCTAGCCTACTCCGCGGCGCATGGGTACATAGCTGAAGTGAAGAGCAAGGAGGAATTCGAATCGTGCGATGTAACCAACCCAATCAGGATGTTCACGGACGGCCTGGATAGCATCTCGATGGACAAGGAAGGACTCCGGTACTTCGCTAGCAGTAACGTCGACAGCTGCAATAAGGGCCTCAAACTACACGTGGAAGTTATGCCTCAATCATATCAAGCTCCTGAAACGTCCAACTCCCTCGTGGCAGAATCAAAGGGCTCCGCGGTGGTTGCAGCTGAAGGGCCCAAAACCCCTTCTGGTTCGGCCCATCTCACTGCAAGCCTCATGGTGTTGTCATTTGGGTTGCTTTGTTATGTGTTGGGTAATTAG
- the LOC137725168 gene encoding transcription initiation factor IIF subunit alpha-like — MSTADLILRPECGGCKTTKDLYGSNCKHLTLCDDCGKKMALNRAKCNECGAVVTRLIREYNVRASTVNDKNYFIGRFVTGLPSFSKTKNSENKWSLHKDGLQGRQLSDAMREKYKNKPWVLEDESGRSQYQGHLEGAQTATYYLLIKHPSGKEFSAIPAGSWFNFNKVAQYKQLTLEEAEEKISNRKKTADGYERWMMKAANNGAALFGEVERFDNDNGVAGGKGRKKTAAGGDDEEGNGSDRGDEDDEEELERKKRLNKSGGDGDGDDDDEGARGGDADMDDDDIEKGDDWEHEEIFTDDDEAVGNNPEEREDLEPEIPAPPEIKQDDEDEDEDDKEGGLSKSGKELKKLLGRSGGLNDSDVEDDDDDDDDMDDDIGFPSELAPKQKDAPKEEPSDNSPSKPTPFASSRGTTSTSKSSKGKRKSSGDDAKASNSAPPKKVKTENEQKSIKEEPVSVPASKSSAPPKGTPPVKTEPSSSGGRVTEEEIRAVLMQRTPLTTNDLVSRFKGRLKSSEEKAAFSSILRRISKIKKGNNGTSSFIVLKER; from the exons ATGTCGACGGCCGATTTGATACTGAGACCTGAGTGTGGCGGATGTAAAACGACCAAGGATTTATACGGAAGCAATTGCAAGCACTTGACTCTGTGCGACGACTGTGGCAAAAAAATGGCTCTCAACCGCGCCAAGTGCAACGAGTGCGGCGCCGTCGTCACTCGCTTAATTCGA GAATATAATGTTCGAGCGAGTACTGTCAATGACAAGAACTACTTCATTGGGAGATTTGTGACGGGGTTGCCGAGTTTTTCGAAGACGAAGAATTCTGAAAATAAATGGTCTCTCCACAAGGATGGACTACAAGGACGTCAACTTAGTGATGCTATGCGG GAGAAGTACAAGAATAAACCCTGGGTTTTGGAGGACGAAAGTGGCCGGTCTCAGTACCAGGGTCATCTTGAAGGTGCACAGACTGCAACCTACTACTTGCTAATAAAGCATCCCTCTGGAAAGGAGTTTTCTGCCATTCCTGCTGGTTCTTG GTTCAATTTCAACAAGGTTGCACAGTACAAACAACTTACATTGGAGGAAGCCGAAGAGAAGATTAGTAATAGGAAAAAGACTGCAGATGGATATGAAAGATGGATGATGAAAGCTGCAAATAATGGAGCTGCTTTATTTGGTGAAGTGGAGAGGTTTGACAACGATAATGGTGTGGCTGGTGGGAAGGGACGAAAAAAGACAGCTGCTGGtggtgatgatgaagaaggaaaTGGTTCAGATAGAGgagatgaggatgatgaagaagagttggaaaggaagaaaagattGAACAAAAGTGGTGGTGAcggtgatggtgatgatgatgatgaaggcGCAAGGGGAGGTGATGCGGACATGGATGACGATGATATCGAGAAGG GTGATGACTGGGAGCACGAAGAAATTTTCACTGATGATGATGAAGCTGTTGGCAACAATCCTGAGGAAAGGGAAGATTTGGAACCAGAGATTCCAGCTCCTCCAGAAATTAAGCAG GATGATGAGGACGAGGATGAAGATGACAAAGAGGGTGGGCTGAGCAAATCAGGAAAAGAGTTGAAGAAGCTACTTGGGCGAAGTGGTGGGCTGAATGATTCAGATGTGGAGGATGAcgacgatgatgatgatgat ATGGATGATGATATTGGCTTTCCTTCAGAGCTGGCTCCAAAGCAGAAGGATGCACCCAAAGAGGAACCATCTGACAACAGTCCCTCAAAACCAACACCTTTTGCGTCCAGTCGAGGAACTACATCAACCTCCAAGTCCTCAAAGGGAAAGAGAAAATCAAGTGGCGATGATGCTAAGGCATCTAACAGTGCACCTCCCAAGAAGGTCAAGACTGAAAAT GAACAaaaatccatcaaagaggagCCTGTGTCTGTACCTGCTTCTAAAAGTAGTGCGCCTCCAAAAGGTACTCCGCCGGTGAAAACAGAGCCATCATCATCTGGTGGACGTGTCACCGAGGAAGAAATCAGGGCCGTGTTGATGCAGAGAACACCACTTACCACGAATGATCTTGTTTCTAGATTTAAGGGAAGACTCAAATCGTCTGAG GAAAAGGCTGCTTTTTCGAGTATTCTAAGGAGAATTTCTAAGATAAAGAAGGGCAACAACGGAACCAGCAGCTTTATAGTACTGAAAGAACGATGA